Proteins co-encoded in one Brassica oleracea var. oleracea cultivar TO1000 chromosome C4, BOL, whole genome shotgun sequence genomic window:
- the LOC106340073 gene encoding uncharacterized protein LOC106340073 has product MMQRLLPFAFFALLPRNVHEAIARISAFFRDLCSRSLTSDGIRNLEVKIPVILCNLEKIFPPSFFDVMEHLAIHLAREAALGGPVQYRWMYLYERFMFHLKKKVKNLSKVEGSIVAQCINEETSNFAEYYFPSEVRTKSRRPARHDDRGERATYYVYVPNMFTQIGRHSGKSTDRILTVAEHAHLHTYLLTNCEDILEYESIYLAEMRLKYPDATEEQLEQLKQNNFATWLSDYVSHCLATGNPPKDWLREIVCGPKFVAKSYPRYCTRGYAFRVLKENTVRRTIDCGVSSSSGDDVYYGNVREILEIQYPGMIGMRCIVFNCEWYDNVVGRGVSTDAFGVTSVHSRRRLDFYDPFILASQADQVCYIRYPRIRQRNDPWIVVMSINPRSRVQGVFDPLQQQLTEEDGEIGEFDEDNSDSSCSSSDNSSDGE; this is encoded by the exons ATGATGCAGCGCCTCCTTCCTTTTGCGTTTTTCGCACTATTGCCACGAAATGTCCACGAAGCAATCGCAA GGATAAGTGCTTTCTTCCGTGATTTATGCTCGAGATCACTCACATCAGATGGTATCCGCAATTTGGAAGTTAAAATACCGGTGATCCTATGCAACCTCGAGAAGATATTTCCTCCATCATTTTTTGATGTTATGGAGCATCTTGCTATTCATCTTGCGAGAGAAGCGGCACTCGGTGGTCCCGTGCAGTACAGGTGGATGTATTTGTACGAACGGTTTATGTTTCATCTGAAGAAGAAGGTCAAGAATTTAAGCAAGGTGGAGGGATCAATAGTGGCTCAGTGCATCAATGAGGAAACCTCAAACTTTGCTGAATACTACTTTCCATCAGAAGTTCGAACAAAAAGTCGAAGACCTGCACGGCATGATGATAGAGGTGAAAGGGCAACTTATTATGTTTATGTGCCAAACATGTTTACACAAATTGGACGACATAGTGGAAAGTCAACGGACCGGATACTTACCGTAGCTGAGCATGCTCATTTGCACACATATTTGCTTACAAACTGCGAAGACATTCTTGAATATGAGAG TATTTACTTGGCAGAGATGCGCTTAAAGTACCCGGATGCGACAGAAGAACAACTCGAACAACTCAAGCAAAACAACTTTGCAACATGGCTTTCTGATTAT GTAAGCCATTGTTTAGCTACTGGGAACCCACCTAAAGATTGGTTACGTGAGATAGTTTGTGGTCCAAAGTTTGTTGCAAAGTCATATCCGAGATATTGCACACGAGGATATGCATTCAGAGTTCTTAAGGAAAATACTGTAAGGAGAACAATTGATTGTGGGGTTTCTTCGTCATCCGGAGACGATGTCTACTACGGTAACGTACGCGAGATTTTGGAAATTCAGTACCCGGGAATGATTGGCATGAGATGTATTGTCTTCAACTGTGAGTGGTACGACAACGTTGTTGGTCGCGGAGTAAGCACTGACGCATTCGGTGTTACATCTGTACATTCGCGACGACGACTGGATTTTTACGATCCATTCATTCTTGCTTCACAAGCTGACCAG GTTTGCTATATTCGTTATCCGCGGATTAGGCAAAGGAACGATCCTTGGATCGTTGTCATGTCAATAAATCCCAGAAGCCGAGTACAAGGAGTATTTGATCCACTACAACAACAATTAACCGAAGAGGACGGCGAGATTGGAGAGTTTGACGAAGACAATTCAGATTCATCATGTTCATCATCAGATAATTCCTCAGATGGAGAGTAG
- the LOC106340185 gene encoding E3 ubiquitin-protein ligase PUB23-like has translation MDEEIEIPPFFICPISLEIMKDPVIVSTGITYDRDSIEKWLFSAKKNSCPVTKQDITDADLTPNHTLRRLIQSWCTLNASHGVERIPTPRPPISKSEIEKLLKDSASSHQNLAKCLKRLRHIVSENASNKRCLEAAGVPEFLATVVSNKDSSMILTDEALSLLYHLDTSETGLKNLLNSKKGNDIVNSLMKIMQRGIYESRAYATLLLKNILEVADPMQIMTLKPAVFTEVVQILDDRISHKATKSALHILVNVCPWGRNRHKAVEAGVISMIIELLMDESFSSDRRGPEMAMVVLDLLCQCAEGRAEFLNHGAAIAVVCKKILRISQTASDRAVRVLFSVGRFCATPALLNEMLQLGVVGKLCLVLQVSCGSKTKEKAKELLKLHAKAWKESPCLTRNMILAYPS, from the coding sequence ATGGATGAAGAGATCGAGATTCCTCCGTTCTTCATTTGCCCCATCTCTCTAGAGATCATGAAAGATCCGGTGATAGTCTCTACCGGAATAACCTACGACAGAGACAGCATCGAGAAATGGCTCTTTTCAGCAAAAAAGAACTCGTGTCCGGTCACCAAACAAGACATAACCGACGCAGATCTCACCCCGAACCACACTCTTCGCCGTCTGATCCAATCTTGGTGCACTTTAAACGCATCCCACGGCGTAGAGAGGATCCCCACCCCAAGACCTCCTATCTCTAAATCTGAGATCGAAAAACTCTTAAAAGATTCAGCCTCTTCTCATCAAAACCTAGCCAAGTGTCTCAAAAGACTTCGTCATATCGTTTCCGAGAACGCTAGCAACAAGCGTTGTTTGGAGGCGGCAGGAGTACCTGAGTTCTTGGCCACCGTCGTAAGCAATAAAGACTCTTCGATGATTTTGACCGACGAAGCCCTCAGCTTACTCTACCATCTTGACACTTCAGAGACAGGTCTCAAGAATCTTTTAAACAGCAAGAAAGGTAACGATATTGTAAACTCGTTGATGAAGATCATGCAACGAGGGATATACGAGTCAAGAGCCTATGCGACTTTGCTTCTAAAAAACATTCTTGAAGTAGCGGATCCAATGCAGATCATGACTTTGAAGCCAGCGGTTTTCACCGAGGTCGTGCAGATCTTGGACGACCGGATCTCTCACAAGGCGACAAAATCTGCGTTGCATATATTGGTGAACGTATGTCCATGGGGAAGGAACAGACACAAGGCCGTGGAAGCTGGAGTGATCTCTATGATAATAGAGCTTCTCATGGACGAGAGCTTCTCATCAGATAGGAGAGGTCCAGAGATGGCCATGGTGGTTCTTGATTTATTGTGTCAGTGTGCGGAAGGAAGAGCCGAGTTTTTGAACCACGGAGCAGCTATAGCAGTGGTGTGCAAGAAGATACTTAGAATTTCTCAGACAGCAAGCGATAGAGCTGTTAGGGTTTTGTTTTCGGTTGGGAGGTTCTGTGCGACGCCGGCTTTGCTAAACGAGATGTTACAGTTGGGGGTCGTAGGTAAGTTGTGTCTTGTGCTTCAGGTTAGCTGTGGAAGCAAGACTAAAGAGAAAGCAAAGGAGTTGCTTAAGTTGCACGCTAAAGCTTGGAAGGAATCGCCTTGTCTCACAAGAAACATGATTCTTGCATATCCCTCGTGA